In Mercenaria mercenaria strain notata chromosome 15, MADL_Memer_1, whole genome shotgun sequence, a single genomic region encodes these proteins:
- the LOC123549329 gene encoding dolichol phosphate-mannose biosynthesis regulatory protein-like gives MLYVFQMTDQLFGACLLAATGLAFTYYTLLVVVMPFVDEDQDYIHALFPDRKFAVALPLLAGVIGLLAIGCFVSVVLLKSGSKQKTS, from the exons ATGCTCTATGTATTTCAGATGACAGACCAGCTGTTTGGAGCTTGTCTCCTGGCAGCGACTGGATTGGCTTTTACTTACTATACTTTACTGGTTGTTGTTATG CCTTTTGTGGACGAGGACCAAGACTATATACATGCCTTGTTTCCAGACAGAAAGTTTGCAGTTGCTCTTCCACTACTAGCTGGTGTCATTGGACTTCTTGCCATAG GCTGTTTTGTGTCAGTTGTTCTCCTGAAATCAGGGTCCAAACAGAAGACAAGCTAA